From the genome of Turicibacter faecis, one region includes:
- a CDS encoding transposase has product MSHDLKMSAKQLLKHYTKRWPIEIFFREVKQNFGMGNYQIRTLQGIKRLMLMIQFVYLYLKRITLNNRCLGDSLRQCQRKQKQELVKLIYHKAQKGVELKTIFEELKIA; this is encoded by the coding sequence ATGAGTCATGATTTGAAAATGTCTGCCAAACAACTACTTAAACACTATACTAAACGTTGGCCTATTGAAATTTTCTTCCGAGAAGTGAAGCAAAATTTCGGAATGGGGAACTATCAAATTCGAACTTTACAAGGGATTAAACGATTGATGTTAATGATTCAATTCGTTTACCTTTATTTAAAACGAATAACGTTAAATAATCGTTGTTTGGGTGACAGTTTACGCCAGTGTCAACGAAAGCAAAAACAAGAATTAGTGAAATTAATTTATCATAAAGCTCAAAAAGGTGTGGAATTAAAAACCATTTTTGAAGAGTTGAAAATTGCATAG
- a CDS encoding transposase: MFMDSIISDSNSIFKFLKQLDLDLFLSKPQFNHVNQFLNLMIQENYQGKISAVKHCHRTSFGRFLTDSPWDEEAISHQIQTYVLSCIYQRSYQTQQPIYVMVDDTTCVKTKPSSRATHPIQGCSWHFSHLHHQHVYGHQFVALMLQCEDLILPYQIIPYEKEKQSKIELVRRALMELPKPPYKGYVLADSWYTCEALLQTAKQVGFHYLGAIKTNRIILPKGYRPNGIQLKQFAKTLSLHDLDLVTVGSERYYTYLYKGRIRGGHVVQIILSCAKRLLWKKKLYVVL, from the coding sequence ATGTTCATGGATAGTATTATATCAGATTCAAATTCAATTTTCAAATTTTTAAAACAACTTGATTTAGATTTATTCTTATCTAAACCTCAGTTTAATCATGTTAACCAGTTTCTAAACTTGATGATTCAGGAAAATTATCAGGGGAAAATCTCTGCCGTTAAACACTGTCATCGGACAAGTTTTGGACGATTTTTAACGGATAGTCCTTGGGATGAGGAGGCGATCAGTCACCAGATTCAAACCTATGTTTTATCCTGTATCTATCAGCGTTCTTATCAAACTCAACAACCTATTTACGTGATGGTTGATGATACGACTTGTGTTAAAACTAAACCTTCGTCACGGGCAACACATCCTATTCAAGGATGTAGCTGGCACTTTTCTCATCTTCATCATCAACACGTTTATGGTCATCAATTTGTCGCCTTGATGCTTCAATGTGAGGATTTAATTCTTCCTTATCAAATCATTCCCTATGAAAAAGAGAAACAGAGTAAAATCGAACTCGTTCGAAGAGCTCTGATGGAATTACCCAAACCTCCCTATAAAGGCTATGTCTTAGCGGATAGTTGGTATACGTGTGAAGCTCTCCTTCAAACGGCTAAGCAAGTCGGGTTTCATTATTTAGGAGCGATTAAAACGAATCGAATCATTCTTCCTAAAGGTTACCGTCCCAACGGAATTCAACTGAAACAATTTGCGAAAACATTATCCCTTCATGATCTCGACTTAGTGACCGTCGGATCTGAGCGTTATTATACGTATCTATATAAGGGACGAATAAGAGGGGGACATGTCGTCCAAATCATTTTAAGTTGCGCCAAACGGCTCCTTTGGAAGAAAAAGCTTTACGTTGTTTTATGA
- the asnS gene encoding asparagine--tRNA ligase: MEKVVTRQLFRNLERFEHQSIELNGWVRNNRAQKSFGFLMINDGSFFETIQVVYEESLDNFKEIQKIRVGSAVTVYGVVIPTPNAKQPFEIKAHKLVLKGDCPEDYPIQPKRHTREFLREVAHLRPRTNLFSAVFRVRSLVAFAIHSYFQEKNFVYVHTPIITGSDAEGAGEMFRVTTLDLDNIPRNEEGVVDFKHDFFAKSTNLTVSGQLEGEAFALALRDVYTFGPTFRAENSNTQRHASEFWMIEPEMAFADLKDDMDMAEGMIKYIINYVLENAPEEMNFFDQYVSKGVLNRVQTVANSTFKRITYTEAIDILLTANKKFENKVEWGIDLSTEHERYLTDEVFKSPVFVTDYPKDIKAFYMRVNDDQKTVAAMDLLVPGVGELIGGSQREERLDILEKRMEEIGVPTEDLNWYLDLRRYGGVTHSGFGLGFERMVMYLTGVENIRDVIPFPRTPKNAEF, encoded by the coding sequence ATGGAGAAAGTTGTAACACGACAATTATTTAGAAACTTAGAACGATTTGAACATCAGTCTATTGAATTGAATGGATGGGTTAGAAATAATCGTGCTCAAAAATCTTTTGGCTTCTTAATGATTAATGACGGATCATTTTTTGAAACCATTCAGGTTGTATATGAGGAAAGTTTAGATAATTTTAAAGAAATCCAAAAAATCCGTGTAGGTTCAGCTGTAACTGTATATGGGGTAGTTATACCTACGCCAAATGCTAAACAACCTTTCGAGATTAAAGCGCATAAATTAGTCTTAAAAGGAGATTGTCCGGAAGATTATCCAATTCAACCTAAAAGACATACTCGTGAATTCTTAAGAGAAGTAGCTCATTTACGTCCCCGAACTAATTTGTTTTCTGCCGTTTTTAGAGTGCGTTCATTAGTTGCATTTGCAATACATAGCTATTTTCAAGAAAAAAACTTTGTATACGTGCATACCCCAATTATTACAGGTTCTGATGCTGAGGGAGCGGGAGAGATGTTTCGAGTTACAACACTAGACTTAGATAATATCCCTCGAAATGAGGAAGGAGTCGTAGATTTCAAACACGATTTTTTTGCTAAGTCTACTAACTTAACAGTATCGGGACAACTTGAAGGGGAAGCATTCGCTCTTGCCTTACGAGATGTTTATACATTTGGCCCGACTTTCCGTGCAGAAAATTCTAATACCCAACGTCATGCATCAGAATTTTGGATGATTGAACCAGAAATGGCGTTTGCCGACCTAAAAGACGATATGGATATGGCAGAAGGAATGATTAAATATATTATTAACTATGTACTAGAAAATGCCCCAGAAGAGATGAACTTTTTTGATCAGTATGTTAGCAAGGGAGTACTAAATCGAGTTCAAACTGTTGCTAATTCTACATTTAAACGAATTACCTATACAGAAGCAATCGATATTTTATTAACTGCCAATAAAAAGTTTGAAAATAAAGTTGAATGGGGGATTGACTTGTCGACTGAACACGAAAGATACCTGACTGATGAAGTTTTTAAATCGCCGGTATTTGTAACAGACTATCCTAAGGACATTAAAGCATTTTATATGAGAGTTAATGATGATCAAAAAACAGTAGCAGCTATGGACCTGTTAGTTCCAGGGGTAGGAGAACTAATAGGAGGATCCCAACGAGAGGAGCGTCTAGATATTTTAGAAAAACGTATGGAGGAAATAGGTGTTCCTACAGAAGATTTAAATTGGTATTTAGACTTACGTCGTTATGGTGGTGTGACTCATTCAGGATTTGGATTAGGTTTTGAGCGTATGGTTATGTATCTAACTGGAGTTGAAAACATTCGTGACGTAATTCCTTTTCCACGTACCCCTAAAAATGCTGAATTCTAA
- a CDS encoding DUF1934 domain-containing protein, with protein MVMSKITGVVNFHMKLTQGLEVTETSYETQGKYYKKNNIGFLFFEEKNIDDDHITKCRLEFDDNTIRIRRNGTIILDQRYTKKKNVDGYIKTPYGELISTVKTHCYNLEECENKFRINLDYDLTVQKERVGNYKLSIYFKKEDMS; from the coding sequence ATGGTTATGAGTAAAATAACGGGTGTGGTTAATTTTCATATGAAATTAACTCAAGGTTTAGAGGTAACAGAGACCTCGTATGAGACGCAAGGAAAATATTATAAAAAAAATAATATAGGCTTTTTATTCTTTGAAGAGAAAAATATTGACGATGACCATATTACGAAGTGTAGATTAGAATTTGATGATAACACTATTCGTATTCGTCGCAATGGAACGATAATATTAGATCAAAGATACACCAAAAAAAAAAATGTAGATGGGTATATAAAAACGCCTTACGGTGAACTTATTAGCACGGTAAAAACTCATTGTTATAATCTAGAGGAATGCGAAAATAAATTTCGGATAAATTTAGACTACGATTTAACTGTACAAAAGGAAAGAGTAGGAAATTATAAACTGAGCATTTATTTTAAAAAGGAGGATATGTCTTAG
- the argS gene encoding arginine--tRNA ligase, with protein sequence MIQTLKENLKNEIKETVIKCGYVSCEEDINVILENAKDAKHGDYSTNIAMQLTKRAKKNPRIIAEEIVKNFDTNKADVAKIEIAGPGFINFFLKKTVFTKSIKGIIDLGDDYGKSNSGKGLKYNVEYVSANPTGDLHLGHARGAALGDSLCRLLSKAGYDVTREYYVNDAGNQIHNLVVSAYARYLEALGNESKMPEDGYYGPDIILLGQMMAEKYKEQFVGKLDENYDLIRQISLDYELDKIKKDLNMFGVEFDLFTSEKSIYDKNLVKESIDLLQSKGYIYEKDGAIWFRSTDFGDDKDRVLKKSDGSYTYLTPDIANHIEKLNRGNDKLVDIWGADHHGYIARVKAAMQALGYEADKLEVDIIQMVRLIKDGEEFKMSKRTGKAVTIRDLVDEVGVDAVRYFFVMRSGETQMDFDLDLATKKSNENPVYYAQYAHARTCSILRQAKEKGFSVDVKENYEFINHEKEYEVIKLMGEFPNVVADAAAKRRPHLICNYVNDLATAFHSLYNAEKVINEEDNAKTNEKLALIQALEITIKNALNLIGVSAPERM encoded by the coding sequence ATGATCCAAACGCTGAAAGAAAACTTAAAGAATGAAATTAAGGAAACAGTTATCAAGTGTGGTTATGTTTCTTGTGAGGAAGATATCAATGTTATTTTAGAAAATGCGAAAGATGCAAAACACGGGGATTATTCGACTAATATTGCAATGCAGTTAACTAAACGTGCAAAGAAAAATCCACGTATTATAGCTGAAGAAATAGTAAAAAACTTTGATACAAATAAAGCTGATGTTGCAAAAATTGAAATTGCCGGCCCAGGTTTTATCAATTTTTTCCTGAAAAAGACGGTATTTACTAAGTCTATTAAAGGCATCATTGATTTAGGTGATGATTACGGTAAAAGTAATTCCGGAAAAGGTTTGAAATATAATGTTGAGTATGTTTCAGCTAATCCGACTGGCGACCTACATTTAGGTCATGCTCGAGGAGCTGCCTTGGGTGATTCTCTTTGCCGACTTTTGTCGAAAGCGGGATATGATGTGACTCGTGAATACTATGTAAATGATGCGGGAAATCAAATTCATAATTTAGTTGTTTCGGCTTATGCTCGTTATTTAGAGGCATTAGGGAATGAATCAAAAATGCCGGAAGATGGTTATTATGGACCGGACATTATTTTGTTAGGACAAATGATGGCGGAAAAATATAAAGAGCAATTTGTTGGAAAATTAGATGAAAATTATGATTTGATTCGTCAAATATCGCTTGATTATGAGTTAGATAAAATTAAAAAAGATTTAAATATGTTTGGGGTAGAATTTGATTTATTTACGAGCGAGAAATCAATCTACGATAAAAACCTCGTGAAAGAATCAATAGATCTTCTTCAATCAAAGGGATATATTTATGAAAAAGATGGGGCAATTTGGTTCCGTTCGACTGATTTTGGAGACGACAAGGATAGAGTTTTAAAAAAATCAGATGGCTCATATACTTACCTAACACCGGATATTGCAAATCATATCGAAAAACTTAATAGAGGAAATGATAAGTTAGTAGATATTTGGGGAGCAGACCATCATGGATATATTGCTCGCGTAAAAGCTGCGATGCAGGCATTAGGATATGAGGCGGATAAATTAGAGGTAGATATTATTCAGATGGTTCGCTTAATTAAAGACGGAGAAGAGTTCAAAATGTCTAAGCGAACGGGAAAAGCTGTTACGATTCGTGATCTTGTTGATGAGGTTGGAGTAGATGCTGTTCGTTATTTCTTTGTCATGCGTAGTGGTGAAACACAAATGGATTTCGATTTAGATTTGGCTACGAAAAAGTCAAATGAAAATCCTGTTTACTATGCTCAATATGCACATGCAAGAACATGTTCTATATTAAGACAGGCTAAAGAAAAAGGCTTTTCCGTTGACGTAAAAGAAAATTATGAATTTATTAATCACGAAAAAGAGTATGAAGTTATTAAATTAATGGGGGAATTTCCTAACGTTGTAGCAGATGCAGCAGCAAAAAGACGTCCTCATTTAATTTGTAATTACGTAAATGATTTAGCAACAGCCTTCCATAGCTTATATAATGCTGAAAAAGTAATTAATGAAGAGGATAATGCAAAAACAAACGAAAAATTAGCATTGATCCAAGCTCTTGAGATAACTATAAAAAATGCATTAAATTTAATTGGAGTATCGGCGCCGGAAAGAATGTAA
- the rpoE gene encoding DNA-directed RNA polymerase subunit delta: MTTHNEEMSMLEVAELLIQRKIKPQKFEKIAKEVCEIMGLTDEQFQARLPQFYSDLTLSGKFVTVGEDKWDLKSRQKYEVANYDTYDIDFDDEEVEAITEDGFDTYDAEPVYKEEMDKDETDEFLDKADNEDDYSDESEVEVDEDPEEFEGLAIYQEDELE; the protein is encoded by the coding sequence ATGACTACACATAATGAAGAAATGTCAATGTTAGAAGTAGCGGAGTTATTAATTCAAAGAAAAATAAAGCCTCAAAAATTCGAGAAAATCGCTAAAGAGGTATGCGAAATTATGGGATTAACTGATGAACAGTTTCAAGCAAGATTACCACAATTTTATTCAGATTTGACCTTAAGCGGTAAGTTTGTAACTGTGGGTGAAGATAAATGGGATTTAAAATCACGTCAAAAATATGAAGTAGCTAACTATGATACATATGATATCGATTTCGATGATGAGGAAGTAGAAGCAATTACTGAAGATGGGTTTGATACATATGATGCCGAACCTGTCTACAAGGAAGAAATGGATAAAGATGAAACTGATGAGTTTTTAGATAAGGCTGATAATGAAGATGATTACAGTGATGAAAGTGAAGTAGAGGTTGATGAGGACCCAGAAGAGTTTGAAGGTCTAGCTATATACCAAGAGGATGAATTAGAATAG
- a CDS encoding ISL3 family transposase, with protein MNLNVFFPENLMIQSIENNEHIILICLKSESKFNHCPLCGMKSHQVHSTYLRKPLDASILNKPVQLRIQAKKFFCLNPNCKRQIFTERFTGFLNAYRRLTIRLEEVFLQLSLSMSAEALSRFLFKLGYKRSGDALLDLLRRIDSTEKDIKNQSLTHIGVDDFSFRRGVDFGTVICDLETHRPVEILASRSTQAFKEWLEKHPSVELVTRDRATTYTKAIHLTNPNIIQVADKWHFLKNLLTVVKETISSRFPKGWFIMPESSITKKTDPATDITITNVNSISSHESLSEKEQAKWALILEIQKVYQQVGSIRQTARQLKLSRTTVAKYIQLSEPPKQIRKPRVNQFVPYLNQITQWCQEGKTARWIHEQLIHQGFKGGASSTRRKVQEIKANLPVKTSEKATEKISKKSSKLLKATKFQLTSFIWRKPTSLTQPELNLLNELFQAHADLSELYTAIQVFRDLVTMGQVFKLSQWLERYATHEIKLLREFCLRMKRDEQSISNALVYPYTNAICEGNVNRIKMIKRQMYGRASFELLRIKVLYS; from the coding sequence ATGAATCTTAATGTCTTTTTCCCTGAAAATCTTATGATTCAATCCATTGAAAATAATGAGCATATAATCTTGATTTGTTTAAAATCTGAATCAAAATTTAACCACTGTCCCTTATGTGGGATGAAAAGTCACCAGGTACACAGTACGTATCTTAGAAAACCATTAGATGCGTCTATCCTTAATAAACCTGTTCAATTAAGGATACAAGCTAAAAAGTTTTTTTGTTTAAATCCTAACTGTAAACGTCAAATTTTTACTGAAAGATTTACTGGCTTTTTAAATGCCTATCGGCGTTTAACCATTCGTCTTGAAGAGGTTTTTCTTCAATTATCATTATCGATGAGTGCGGAAGCTTTATCACGCTTTCTTTTTAAACTTGGATATAAACGAAGTGGAGATGCACTATTAGATTTATTACGACGTATCGATTCTACTGAAAAAGATATAAAAAATCAGTCATTAACCCATATTGGGGTTGATGACTTTTCTTTTCGTCGAGGGGTCGACTTTGGAACGGTTATTTGTGATTTAGAAACGCATCGTCCGGTTGAAATTCTCGCCTCTCGTTCGACTCAAGCGTTTAAAGAATGGTTGGAAAAACATCCCTCAGTTGAATTAGTGACACGTGATCGTGCAACAACTTATACTAAAGCCATTCATTTAACGAATCCTAACATTATTCAGGTTGCCGACAAGTGGCACTTTCTTAAAAACCTATTAACGGTTGTTAAAGAAACCATTAGTTCTCGTTTTCCTAAAGGATGGTTTATCATGCCTGAATCTTCAATCACTAAAAAAACAGATCCAGCGACAGATATAACGATTACTAACGTGAACTCAATATCCAGTCATGAATCATTATCTGAAAAGGAACAAGCAAAATGGGCACTCATTTTGGAGATTCAAAAGGTCTACCAACAAGTAGGCTCTATTCGTCAAACAGCCAGACAACTTAAGTTAAGTCGGACAACCGTAGCGAAGTATATTCAGTTATCTGAACCTCCCAAGCAAATACGAAAGCCCCGTGTTAATCAATTTGTCCCCTATTTAAATCAAATCACACAATGGTGTCAGGAGGGAAAAACTGCTCGTTGGATTCATGAACAACTCATCCACCAAGGGTTTAAAGGAGGAGCTTCTTCAACTCGTCGAAAAGTTCAAGAAATTAAAGCAAATCTCCCCGTAAAAACAAGTGAGAAGGCAACAGAAAAAATATCAAAAAAATCTAGTAAATTATTGAAAGCAACGAAGTTTCAACTCACCTCATTCATTTGGCGAAAACCAACGTCTTTAACTCAACCAGAATTAAATTTATTAAATGAACTCTTTCAAGCTCATGCAGACTTAAGTGAACTATATACAGCCATCCAAGTATTTAGAGATTTGGTCACGATGGGGCAAGTATTCAAATTATCTCAATGGCTAGAACGTTACGCTACTCATGAGATTAAATTACTGCGTGAGTTTTGTCTTCGAATGAAACGTGATGAGCAATCGATCAGTAACGCATTAGTTTATCCATACACTAATGCGATTTGTGAAGGGAATGTCAACCGAATTAAAATGATTAAACGCCAAATGTATGGACGAGCAAGTTTTGAACTTCTACGTATTAAAGTGCTCTATTCCTAG
- a CDS encoding IS3 family transposase (programmed frameshift) — protein MKKYNNEFKSMIVELYKNGRSVKDLSREYGVSEVTIYKWIKQISPIASVDDTEITLEDIKRMKQEMLRLQEENEIFKKGYDHIREKVSQSELCQFINQHHQEHDIKQLCEVLSVPRSTYYQSKHQTESKWERENQKLLERIKEIYFESKCRYGAIKVHHQLIKEGFTVSLKRVQRLMKSSGLASIIQRKYTPYRQSKELVLERNNILEQDFSTTSINQKWVSDITYIYVQKEGWCYLASVMDLHSKKIIGYHFSKQMTTDIIVKALKNAYVSQKPKDEIILHTDLGSQYTSQEFKDLTSDFKMIQSFSRKGCPYDNACIESFHATLKKEEVYQTTYVTFEQARMALFQYIEGWYNRKRIHGSINYLTPEECEQLARQIA, from the exons ATGAAAAAATATAATAATGAATTTAAATCAATGATTGTTGAACTTTATAAAAATGGACGTTCAGTTAAAGATCTAAGTCGTGAATATGGTGTTTCAGAAGTAACAATTTACAAATGGATTAAACAAATTTCTCCGATTGCCTCGGTAGATGATACAGAAATTACCCTAGAGGATATTAAACGCATGAAGCAAGAAATGTTACGTCTGCAAGAGGAGAATGAAATAT TTAAAAAAGGCTATGACCATATTCGCGAGAAAGTAAGTCAATCTGAATTATGTCAGTTTATTAATCAACACCATCAGGAACACGATATTAAGCAACTTTGTGAGGTCTTAAGTGTTCCAAGAAGTACTTATTATCAATCGAAGCATCAAACTGAATCAAAATGGGAACGTGAAAATCAGAAACTACTTGAACGTATTAAAGAAATTTATTTTGAAAGTAAGTGTCGGTATGGTGCTATTAAGGTACACCATCAATTGATTAAAGAGGGATTCACTGTTAGCTTGAAACGTGTTCAACGGTTAATGAAATCAAGCGGTTTAGCTTCGATTATTCAAAGAAAATATACTCCTTATAGACAGTCTAAGGAACTTGTTTTAGAACGTAATAACATTCTAGAACAGGATTTTTCGACGACTTCAATTAATCAAAAATGGGTATCCGATATTACTTATATTTACGTTCAAAAAGAAGGTTGGTGCTACTTAGCTTCAGTGATGGATTTACATTCAAAGAAAATTATTGGTTATCATTTTTCAAAACAAATGACCACAGATATTATCGTAAAAGCTTTAAAGAATGCCTATGTTTCTCAAAAACCTAAAGATGAGATTATTCTCCACACTGATTTAGGATCACAGTATACTAGCCAAGAGTTTAAAGACTTAACTTCAGACTTTAAGATGATCCAGTCTTTCAGTCGTAAAGGATGTCCTTATGATAATGCTTGTATCGAATCTTTCCATGCCACTCTAAAGAAAGAAGAAGTGTATCAAACTACATATGTGACATTTGAACAGGCTAGAATGGCCCTATTTCAATATATTGAAGGCTGGTATAATCGCAAAAGGATTCATGGTTCCATTAATTATTTAACGCCAGAAGAATGTGAGCAACTTGCACGACAAATTGCTTAA